gggcttggccccttagttccagtgaaaggaaatcTTAATGCTCCAGCATACTGAGACATTttgacaatttcatgctcccaactttgtgggaatagtttggggatggccccttcctgttccagcatgagtgcacaccagtgcacaaaccaaggtccataaaaacatggatgagcgagtttggtgtggaagaacttgattggcctgcacagagtcctgacctcaacccgagagaacacctttgggatgaattagagcggagactgtgagccaggccttctcatccaacatcagtgtctgacctcacaaatgcacttctggaagaatgatcaaaaattcccataaacactcctaaaccttgtggaaagccttcccagaagagttgaagctgttatagctgcaaagggtggaccgacatcatgttaaaccctctggattaagaatgggatgtcactaaagttcatgtgtgtgtgaaggcagccGAGCGAATGCTTTTGGCAAGATAGTGTATGTGGAATGCTTTATGGTGTCCTGAGAGGAAAAACTGGGATATTAGAATTTTCCTGATACTTTGAGTCTCTGAGCACAGGTCAGTTTGTCATACTGTGGCAAAGACAGCATTTCTCTTTAATTTCAGCTCTGCTATTTGAGTCTGGCCCACAATGATTGTTATGGTTAAGTCACTGACTAGAACTCTAAATTGGCACTCAGTGATCAACATTTTGATAACCTCTGATTTGCCTGGAAAAGGCAAGATTTTATGAGTCTATAATGGCCTAATCTCACATAgacttttaactttatttagtCTGAGCCCACTATAAGACACCAAGGATAAAATATGTTGTACAacataacaaattaaaaataaaacctatTAATGCCCCTATCTGGGGCGTCAGAATATCTTTTTGCTGCTTCTGAGTTTTATTTGTGGTTGCATTCTGTCTGAATGTGGTCCATTATGCAGACGTGCACTTAGTATCAGCTTCTAGCTTTGCCCGAAGCACGGTATACAGGTTGGCAAGCTCATGGCTGTGGTAGTATGGAGGTCGATTGGAGGTAACATTTGGTCAGAATATCTTTAGGTTACAGTCACACAGAAGATCTCGTTATCCACGCTGTGATGTTCCGGACTTTCAgctaaagcttcatccagagGAGACATATCCGCATCATTAGGCGAGCTCATGctgtcaaaacaaaaatgtaaatgcatgaGAACACACAGGGTGGGTATTTGCTTTAAATagaatgtgtgtgtggcatttttatttttacaacttaCGATTCTTCAGTTTTGTAGCTACTGCAGTTTTCCTCCAAGTTCTGATGATTTATAGCTTtctagaaaataaaacaggacacACGAGACTTCTTTGATCAAAATTTTTCTAATCTAAGGTTCAgttctcttctttttaaaatctaCTTTCTAatatggattaaaaaaacaaaacaaaacaaaaaaaaagttaataaaaccATGAACCAACCTGAGGGATAAGATGGGCTTTGAAATGTCTTTTTGCCGCATCTGGGTCGTATGTGTTTGGAGGATTTCTGTCTGAGTCTGGTCCAATGTGAAGACGTCTGTGATGTGTAGCTGTGTATTTTGGGTTAGCTTCCAGTCTAGCCTGGAGAGCTGCACACAGGTCAGTGAGTTCTTTGCTTCGAAAGGAAGGAGGCCGCACTATCCACCCAGCCACCCCCTCAACAGTGCCATCCTCCTCATCGGACATCATGTCAATCGTGATGCTCCTCCAGAAGTCCACTTCATCTGCACTGAGAACACCCTGTCTTGCTTCCAGCAGCTGTAAACACAATCAGTACATACGATCAGTGATGTGCAAGCACTGTACGATGATGGTTTCTCCACAAAtgtaagtgaaaaaaaagtttagcaGTAATGCCaattaaatttaaatcaaataacttactcttttcctcctctggcGACTGCGGGCTGCAGTCTTCATGGCTTCAGCCTGGGCTGCAAGGTCCGGCTGGCTGTAGCGGAAATTCCTGCGTATGGTCTCATAGTAGGTTTTACAGGCAGCTGGAAAACAGTGAAATGAGCGTGCTGCAAAAATCAGAAAGTGGAAACAGACAACGCAAAAGTAAAACAGTACTCACACAGAATGGCGTCTCTAGCCACGTTGTGCAAATCCGGACTTTCAGCCAGAGCTTGGACCAAATGAGACGTGACCGCCTCATTGTGAGGCGAGCTCAGTCTGTGAAATCCAGATGTTTACACATGAGAGATCATGCattgccttttattttattttttccagcagAAACCGTGCagcagcctttaaaaaaaaaaaaaaaaaatctaatcataCCCTTCTTCAGGTTTGTAGCGCTTGCGATTTCCCTTGCTGTTATGAAAACGGCGCACCGCTtcctacaaaataaaagaccaTTATTGACTTCATGAACAAACTCGATGCGCTTCTGCGCCACCGACCGTAATCCAACAGATGTTTACAGCCAGTCAGATGTGACAGTTATTTATAGCTTAGCAGTTAGCAGTGGCTtgtctctctgcctctcctgCGCTTTCGCTCGGGGTGTTTGTGCGAGTATCCCTCTGCCTCCTTAATGCAAACGCCGCATACGTACCGCAATTTTGGGATTTTGCGCCcgtcttttcctcttctctACCATACAAGGGCGGGAGTTTACTACTACTTCTAACGCGGTCATCCTCTGGTCCATAGACTGCAGTTTTGTGTTTACCGCAGTTAGTTGCTCGTTCACATCAGCTGCAAACTGAGCCAGCTGGCGAGACAGCCCTCTCATAGCGGTCAGCAGCTTGTGGTCGGTGTGGTCGGTGTCGTCGCTGTCCGAAGGAGGCAGCCCCTGTCCGTGCGGAGGTGTTCCCGGGGCGCTAGAAGCGAAACGACGTCCGGGCATTGCACGGAAAATCCCAGCCGCAAACACACTGGTCCTAAATCGGGATAGCCTGACAACTTCTCACTAGACGAAGAATGGCATGCTCATGTGCTTATGTGAGATGCTCGTTGTGAGCGTTCCTCCAATCACGTGCAAGATCCTAGTCACATGAAGTTCTCCGTCCAATCATATGCGAGGTTAAGGTCACAGGCCCTCTGGGCcagtttgccccccccccccccccccccccccactaccTCTTTTGCATTTATATAGCTCACAGGATTTTAATCTGCATGTGCAGGCCTCCGCTGTACCTGGACGCTGGGAAGTGAAGTGCCAGGCTTCTCTGAAATGCAAAATTGTCAAACTCAAGCTCAACATAAATTCCCAGCAGTTCCTGTGTTTATGTGCTGCCTCCAAAATCTT
This window of the Archocentrus centrarchus isolate MPI-CPG fArcCen1 chromosome 16, fArcCen1, whole genome shotgun sequence genome carries:
- the LOC115794742 gene encoding uncharacterized protein C14orf93 — protein: MPGRRFASSAPGTPPHGQGLPPSDSDDTDHTDHKLLTAMRGLSRQLAQFAADVNEQLTAVNTKLQSMDQRMTALEVVVNSRPCMVEKRKRRAQNPKIAEAVRRFHNSKGNRKRYKPEEGLSSPHNEAVTSHLVQALAESPDLHNVARDAILSACKTYYETIRRNFRYSQPDLAAQAEAMKTAARSRQRRKRLLEARQGVLSADEVDFWRSITIDMMSDEEDGTVEGVAGWIVRPPSFRSKELTDLCAALQARLEANPKYTATHHRRLHIGPDSDRNPPNTYDPDAAKRHFKAHLIPQKAINHQNLEENCSSYKTEESMSSPNDADMSPLDEALAESPEHHSVDNEIFCVTVT